One window of Catharus ustulatus isolate bCatUst1 chromosome 3, bCatUst1.pri.v2, whole genome shotgun sequence genomic DNA carries:
- the ELOVL4 gene encoding elongation of very long chain fatty acids protein 4 isoform X2 — MQSPFPTLTISTIYLLTVWLGPKWMKTREPFQLRFLLVVYNFGMVLLNFFIFKELFLSSRARGYSYVCQTVDYSDNVYEVRIAAALWWYYVSKGIEYLDTVFFILRKKFNQISFLHVYHHFTMFTLWWIGIKWVAGGQAFFGAQMNAFIHVIMYMYYGLAACGPKFQKYLWWKRYLTILQLVQFHVTIGHTALSIYIDCPFPKWMHWGVIFYAVTFIFLFGNFYYRTYKLPKEPVKNGKIANGAVANGVSKPESNVVVENGKKQKKGKAKGE; from the exons ATGCAGTCTCCATTTCCAACCCTGACTATAAGCACTATTTATCTCCTCACTGTCTGGCTGGGCCCCAAATGGATGAAGACGAGAGAGCCCTTCCAGTTACGCTTCCTGTTGGTTGTTTACAACTTTGGAATGGTTCTGCTCaacttcttcattttcaaagaG ttgttCTTGTCATCAAGAGCTCGGGGGTACAGCTATGTCTGCCAGACTGTGGATTATTCAGATAATGTTTATGAAGTTAGG ATAGCTGCTGCTTTATGGTGGTATTATGTCTCTAAAGGAATTGAATATTTGGATACAGTATTCTTCATCCTGAGGAAGAAATTTAACCAAATTAGTTTCCTTCATGTCTATCACCATTTCACCATGTTCACCTTGTGGTGGATTGGTATTAAGTGGGTTGCAGGTGGACAAG CTTTTTTCGGAGCTCAAATGAATGCGTTTATTCATGTCATTATGTACATGTATTATGGATTAGCAGCTTGTGGCCCTAAATTTCAGAAATACCTGTGGTGGAAACGATATTTGACCATATTGCAATTG gtGCAGTTCCATGTGACTATTGGCCACACAGCCTTGTCTATTTATATTGATTGTCCTTTCCCTAAATGGATGCACTGGGGTGTCATTTTCTATGCTGTCaccttcattttcctgtttggtAACTTCTACTATCGGACTTATAAGCTGCCCAAGGAACCTGTAAAGAATGGCAAAATAGCAAATGGTGCTGTTGCAAATGGCGTAAGCAAACCAGAAAGTAATGTGGtggtggaaaatggaaaaaagcagaaaaagggaaaagcaaaaggagagTAA